One window of the Oncorhynchus keta strain PuntledgeMale-10-30-2019 unplaced genomic scaffold, Oket_V2 Un_contig_963_pilon_pilon, whole genome shotgun sequence genome contains the following:
- the LOC118376659 gene encoding uncharacterized protein LOC118376659 isoform X7: MPSLRPRCLHSDNSIPDAFTPSQMPSLRPRCLHSVPDAFTPSQMPSLRPRCLHSVPDAFTPSQMPSLRPRCLHSVPDAFTPSQMPSLRPRCLHSVPDAFTPSQMPSFRQLRPRCLHSDNSIPGAFTPTTPSQMPSLRPRCLHSDPGAFTPTTPTQMPSLRPRCLHSDNSIPDAFTPSQMPSLRPRCLHSVPDAFTPTQVPSLRQLRPRCLHSVPDAFTPTTPSQMPSLRPRCLHSVPGAFTPTTPSQMPSLRPRCLHSVPDAFTPSQVPSLRQLHPRCLHSVPGAFTPSQMPSLRPRCLHSVPDAFTPSQMPSLRPRCLHSVPGAFTPTTPSQMPSLRPRCLHSVPDAFTPSQMPSLRPRCLHSVPDAFTPSQMPSFRQLRPRCLHSDNSIPGAFTPTTPSQMPSLRPRCLHSDPGAFTPTTPTQVPSLRPRCLHSDNSIPDAFTPSQMPSLRPRCLHSDNSIPDAFTPSQMPSLRPRCLHSVPDAFTPTQVPSLRQLRPRCLHSVPDAFTPTTPSQMPSLRPRCLHSVPGAFTPTTPSQMPSLRPRCLHSVPDAFTPSQMPSLRPRCLHSVPDAFTPSQVPSLRQLHPRCLHSVPDAFTPSQMPSLRPRCLHSVPGTFTPTTP; encoded by the exons ATGCCTTCACTCCGTCCCAGGTGCCTTCACTCCGACAACTCCATCCCAGATGCCTTCACTCCGTCCCAGATGCCTTCACTCCGTCCCAGATGCCTTCACTCCGTCCCAGATGCCTTCACTCCGTCCCAG ATGCCTTCACTCCGTCCCAGATGCCTTCACTCCGTCCCAGATGCCTTCACTCCATCCCAGATGCCTTCACTCCGTCCCAGATGCCTTCACTCCGTCCCAGATGCCTTCACTCCATCCCAGATGCCTTCACTCCGTCCCAGATGCCTTCACTCCGTCCCAGATGCCTTCACTCCGTCCCAGATGCCTTCATTTCGACAACTCCGACCCAGGTGCCTTCACTCTGACAACTCCATCCCAGGTGCCTTCACTCCGACAACTCCATCCCAGATGCCTTCACTCCGTCCCAGATGCCTTCACTCCGACCCAGGTGCCTTCACTCCGACAACTCCGACCCAG ATGCCTTCACTCCGTCCCAGATGCCTTCACTCCGACAACTCCATCCCAGATGCCTTCACTCCGTCCCAGATGCCTTCACTCCGTCCCAGGTGCCTTCACTCCGTCCCAGATGCCTTCACTCCGACCCAGGTGCCTTCACTCCGACAACTCCGACCCAGGTGCCTTCACTCCGTCCCAGATGCCTTCACTCCGACAACTCCATCCCAGATGCCTTCACTCCGTCCCAGATGCCTTCACTCCGTCCCAGGTGCCTTCACTCCGACAACTCCATCCCAGATGCCTTCACTCCGTCCCAGATGCCTTCACTCCGTCCCAGATGCCTTCACTCCGTCCCAGGTGCCTTCACTCCGACAACTCCATCCCAGATGCCTTCACTCCGTCCCAGGTGCCTTCACTCCGTCCCAGATGCCTTCACTCCGTCCCAGATGCCTTCACTCCGTCCCAGATGCCTTCACTCCGTCCCAGATGCCTTCACTCCGTCCCAG ATGCCTTCACTCCGTCCCAGGTGCCTTCACTCCGACAACTCCATCCCAGATGCCTTCACTCCGTCCCAGATGCCTTCACTCCGTCCCAGATGCCTTCACTCCGTCCCAGATGCCTTCACTCCGTCCCAGATGCCTTCACTCCGTCCCAGATGCCTTCACTCCGTCCCAGATGCCTTCATTTCGACAACTCCGACCCAG GTGCCTTCACTCTGACAACTCCATCCCAGGTGCCTTCACTCCGACAACTCCATCCCAGATGCCTTCACTCCGTCCCAGATGCCTTCACTCCGACCCAGGTGCCTTCACTCCGACAACTCCGACCCAGGTGCCTTCACTCCGTCCCAGATGCCTTCACTCCGACAACTCCATCCCAGATGCCTTCACTCCGTCCCAGATGCCTTCACTCCGTCCCAGGTGCCTTCACTCCGACAACTCCATCCCAGATGCCTTCACTCCGTCCCAGATGCCTTCACTCCGTCCCAGGTGCCTTCACTCCGTCCCAGATGCCTTCACTCCGACCCAGGTGCCTTCACTCCGACAACTCCGACCCAGGTGCCTTCACTCCGTCCCAGATGCCTTCACTCCGACAACTCCATCCCAGATGCCTTCACTCCGTCCCAGATGCCTTCACTCCGTCCCAG GTGCCTTCACTCCGACAACTCCATCCCAGATGCCTTCACTCCGTCCCAGGTGCCTTCACTCCGTCCCAGATGCCTTCACTCCGTCCCAGATGCCTTCACTCCGTCCCAGATGCCTTCACTCCGTCCCAGATGCCTTCACTCCGTCCCAGGTGCCTTCACTCCGACAACTCCATCCCAG
- the LOC118376659 gene encoding uncharacterized protein LOC118376659 isoform X18, producing the protein MPSLRPRCLHSDNSIPDAFTPSQMPSLRPRCLHSVPDAFTPSQMPSLRPRCLHSVPDAFTPSQMPSLRPRCLHSVPDAFTPSQMPSLRPRCLHSVPDAFTPSQMPSFRQLRPRCLHSDNSIPGAFTPTTPSQMPSLRPRCLHSDPGAFTPTTPTQMPSLRPRCLHSDNSIPDAFTPSQMPSLRPRCLHSVPDAFTPTQVPSLRQLRPRCLHSVPDAFTPTTPSQMPSLRPRCLHSVPGAFTPTTPSQMPSLRPRCLHSVPDAFTPSQVPSLRQLHPRCLHSVPGAFTPSQMPSLRPRCLHSVPDAFTPSQMPSLRPRCLHSVPGAFTPTTPSQMPSLRPRCLHSVPDAFTPSQMPSLRPRCLHSVPDAFTPSQMPSFRQLRPRCLHSDNSIPGAFTPTTPSQMPSLRPRCLHSDPGAFTPTTPTQVPSLRPRCLHSDNSIPDAFTPSQMPSLRPRCLHSDNSIPDAFTPSQMPSLRPRCLHSVPDAFTPTQVPSLRQLRPRCLHSVPDAFTPTTPSQMPSLRPRCLHSVPGAFTPTTPSQMPSLRPRCLHSVPDAFTPSQVPSLRQLHPRCLHSVPDAFTPSQMPSLRPRCLHSVPGTFTPTTP; encoded by the exons ATGCCTTCACTCCGTCCCAGGTGCCTTCACTCCGACAACTCCATCCCAGATGCCTTCACTCCGTCCCAGATGCCTTCACTCCGTCCCAGATGCCTTCACTCCGTCCCAGATGCCTTCACTCCGTCCCAG ATGCCTTCACTCCGTCCCAGATGCCTTCACTCCGTCCCAGATGCCTTCACTCCATCCCAGATGCCTTCACTCCGTCCCAGATGCCTTCACTCCGTCCCAGATGCCTTCACTCCATCCCAGATGCCTTCACTCCGTCCCAGATGCCTTCACTCCGTCCCAGATGCCTTCACTCCGTCCCAGATGCCTTCATTTCGACAACTCCGACCCAGGTGCCTTCACTCTGACAACTCCATCCCAGGTGCCTTCACTCCGACAACTCCATCCCAGATGCCTTCACTCCGTCCCAGATGCCTTCACTCCGACCCAGGTGCCTTCACTCCGACAACTCCGACCCAG ATGCCTTCACTCCGTCCCAGATGCCTTCACTCCGACAACTCCATCCCAGATGCCTTCACTCCGTCCCAGATGCCTTCACTCCGTCCCAGGTGCCTTCACTCCGTCCCAGATGCCTTCACTCCGACCCAGGTGCCTTCACTCCGACAACTCCGACCCAGGTGCCTTCACTCCGTCCCAGATGCCTTCACTCCGACAACTCCATCCCAGATGCCTTCACTCCGTCCCAGATGCCTTCACTCCGTCCCAGGTGCCTTCACTCCGACAACTCCATCCCAGATGCCTTCACTCCGTCCCAGATGCCTTCACTCCGTCCCAGATGCCTTCACTCCGTCCCAGGTGCCTTCACTCCGACAACTCCATCCCAGATGCCTTCACTCCGTCCCAGGTGCCTTCACTCCGTCCCAGATGCCTTCACTCCGTCCCAGATGCCTTCACTCCGTCCCAGATGCCTTCACTCCGTCCCAGATGCCTTCACTCCGTCCCAG ATGCCTTCACTCCGTCCCAGGTGCCTTCACTCCGACAACTCCATCCCAGATGCCTTCACTCCGTCCCAGATGCCTTCACTCCGTCCCAGATGCCTTCACTCCGTCCCAGATGCCTTCACTCCGTCCCAGATGCCTTCACTCCGTCCCAGATGCCTTCACTCCGTCCCAGATGCCTTCATTTCGACAACTCCGACCCAG GTGCCTTCACTCTGACAACTCCATCCCAGGTGCCTTCACTCCGACAACTCCATCCCAGATGCCTTCACTCCGTCCCAGATGCCTTCACTCCGACCCAGGTGCCTTCACTCCGACAACTCCGACCCAGGTGCCTTCACTCCGTCCCAGATGCCTTCACTCCGACAACTCCATCCCAGATGCCTTCACTCCGTCCCAGATGCCTTCACTCCGTCCCAGGTGCCTTCACTCCGACAACTCCATCCCAGATGCCTTCACTCCGTCCCAGATGCCTTCACTCCGTCCCAGGTGCCTTCACTCCGTCCCAGATGCCTTCACTCCGACCCAGGTGCCTTCACTCCGACAACTCCGACCCAGGTGCCTTCACTCCGTCCCAGATGCCTTCACTCCGACAACTCCATCCCAGATGCCTTCACTCCGTCCCAGATGCCTTCACTCCGTCCCAG GTGCCTTCACTCCGACAACTCCATCCCAGATGCCTTCACTCCGTCCCAG ATGCCTTCACTCCGTCCCAGATGCCTTCACTCCGTCCCAGGTGCCTTCACTCCGACAACTCCATCCCAG
- the LOC118376659 gene encoding uncharacterized protein LOC118376659 isoform X4, which yields MPSLRPRCLHSDNSIPDAFTPSQMPSLRPRCLHSVPDAFTPSQMPSLRPRCLHSVPDAFTPSQMPSLRPRCLHSVPDAFTPSQMPSLRPRCLHSVPDAFTPSQMPSFRQLRPRCLHSDNSIPGAFTPTTPSQMPSLRPRCLHSDPGAFTPTTPTQMPSLRPRCLHSDNSIPDAFTPSQMPSLRPRCLHSVPDAFTPTQVPSLRQLRPRCLHSVPDAFTPTTPSQMPSLRPRCLHSVPGAFTPTTPSQMPSLRPRCLHSVPDAFTPSQVPSLRQLHPRCLHSVPGAFTPSQMPSLRPRCLHSVPDAFTPSQMPSLRPRCLHSVPGAFTPTTPSQMPSLRPRCLHSVPDAFTPSQMPSLRPRCLHSVPDAFTPSQMPSFRQLRPRCLHSDNSIPGAFTPTTPSQMPSLRPRCLHSDPGAFTPTTPTQVPSLRPRCLHSDNSIPDAFTPSQMPSLRPRCLHSDNSIPDAFTPSQMPSLRPRCLHSVPDAFTPTQVPSLRQLRPRCLHSVPDAFTPTTPSQMPSLRPRCLHSVPGAFTPTTPSQMPSLRPRCLHSVPDAFTPSQMPSLRPRCLHSVPDAFTPSQVPSLRPRCLHSVPGAFTPSQMPSLRPRCLHSVPDAFTPSQMPSLRPRCLHSVPGTFTPTTP from the exons ATGCCTTCACTCCGTCCCAGGTGCCTTCACTCCGACAACTCCATCCCAGATGCCTTCACTCCGTCCCAGATGCCTTCACTCCGTCCCAGATGCCTTCACTCCGTCCCAGATGCCTTCACTCCGTCCCAG ATGCCTTCACTCCGTCCCAGATGCCTTCACTCCGTCCCAGATGCCTTCACTCCATCCCAGATGCCTTCACTCCGTCCCAGATGCCTTCACTCCGTCCCAGATGCCTTCACTCCATCCCAGATGCCTTCACTCCGTCCCAGATGCCTTCACTCCGTCCCAGATGCCTTCACTCCGTCCCAGATGCCTTCATTTCGACAACTCCGACCCAGGTGCCTTCACTCTGACAACTCCATCCCAGGTGCCTTCACTCCGACAACTCCATCCCAGATGCCTTCACTCCGTCCCAGATGCCTTCACTCCGACCCAGGTGCCTTCACTCCGACAACTCCGACCCAG ATGCCTTCACTCCGTCCCAGATGCCTTCACTCCGACAACTCCATCCCAGATGCCTTCACTCCGTCCCAGATGCCTTCACTCCGTCCCAGGTGCCTTCACTCCGTCCCAGATGCCTTCACTCCGACCCAGGTGCCTTCACTCCGACAACTCCGACCCAGGTGCCTTCACTCCGTCCCAGATGCCTTCACTCCGACAACTCCATCCCAGATGCCTTCACTCCGTCCCAGATGCCTTCACTCCGTCCCAGGTGCCTTCACTCCGACAACTCCATCCCAGATGCCTTCACTCCGTCCCAGATGCCTTCACTCCGTCCCAGATGCCTTCACTCCGTCCCAGGTGCCTTCACTCCGACAACTCCATCCCAGATGCCTTCACTCCGTCCCAGGTGCCTTCACTCCGTCCCAGATGCCTTCACTCCGTCCCAGATGCCTTCACTCCGTCCCAGATGCCTTCACTCCGTCCCAGATGCCTTCACTCCGTCCCAG ATGCCTTCACTCCGTCCCAGGTGCCTTCACTCCGACAACTCCATCCCAGATGCCTTCACTCCGTCCCAGATGCCTTCACTCCGTCCCAGATGCCTTCACTCCGTCCCAGATGCCTTCACTCCGTCCCAGATGCCTTCACTCCGTCCCAGATGCCTTCACTCCGTCCCAGATGCCTTCATTTCGACAACTCCGACCCAG GTGCCTTCACTCTGACAACTCCATCCCAGGTGCCTTCACTCCGACAACTCCATCCCAGATGCCTTCACTCCGTCCCAGATGCCTTCACTCCGACCCAGGTGCCTTCACTCCGACAACTCCGACCCAGGTGCCTTCACTCCGTCCCAGATGCCTTCACTCCGACAACTCCATCCCAGATGCCTTCACTCCGTCCCAGATGCCTTCACTCCGTCCCAGGTGCCTTCACTCCGACAACTCCATCCCAGATGCCTTCACTCCGTCCCAGATGCCTTCACTCCGTCCCAGGTGCCTTCACTCCGTCCCAGATGCCTTCACTCCGACCCAGGTGCCTTCACTCCGACAACTCCGACCCAGGTGCCTTCACTCCGTCCCAGATGCCTTCACTCCGACAACTCCATCCCAGATGCCTTCACTCCGTCCCAGATGCCTTCACTCCGTCCCAG GTGCCTTCACTCCGACAACTCCATCCCAGATGCCTTCACTCCGTCCCAGGTGCCTTCACTCCGTCCCAGATGCCTTCACTCCGTCCCAGATGCCTTCACTCCGTCCCAGATGCCTTCACTCCGTCCCAGATGCCTTCACTCCGTCCCAG GTGCCTTCACTCCGTCCCAGGTGCCTTCACTCCGTCCCAGGTGCCT
- the LOC118376659 gene encoding uncharacterized protein LOC118376659 isoform X12, with the protein MPSLRPRCLHSDNSIPDAFTPSQMPSLRPRCLHSVPDAFTPSQMPSLRPRCLHSVPDAFTPSQMPSLRPRCLHSVPDAFTPSQMPSLRPRCLHSVPDAFTPSQMPSFRQLRPRCLHSDNSIPGAFTPTTPSQMPSLRPRCLHSDPGAFTPTTPTQMPSLRPRCLHSDNSIPDAFTPSQMPSLRPRCLHSVPDAFTPTQVPSLRQLRPRCLHSVPDAFTPTTPSQMPSLRPRCLHSVPGAFTPTTPSQMPSLRPRCLHSVPDAFTPSQVPSLRQLHPRCLHSVPGAFTPSQMPSLRPRCLHSVPDAFTPSQMPSLRPRCLHSVPGAFTPTTPSQMPSLRPRCLHSVPDAFTPSQMPSLRPRCLHSVPDAFTPSQMPSFRQLRPRCLHSDNSIPGAFTPTTPSQMPSLRPRCLHSDPGAFTPTTPTQVPSLRPRCLHSDNSIPDAFTPSQMPSLRPRCLHSDNSIPDAFTPSQMPSLRPRCLHSVPDAFTPTQVPSLRQLRPRCLHSVPDAFTPTTPSQMPSLRPRCLHSVPGAFTPTTPSQMPSLRPRCLHSVPDAFTPSQMPSLRPRCLHSVPDAFTPSQMPSLRPRCLHSVPDAFTPSQMPSLRPRCLHSVPGTFTPTTP; encoded by the exons ATGCCTTCACTCCGTCCCAGGTGCCTTCACTCCGACAACTCCATCCCAGATGCCTTCACTCCGTCCCAGATGCCTTCACTCCGTCCCAGATGCCTTCACTCCGTCCCAGATGCCTTCACTCCGTCCCAG ATGCCTTCACTCCGTCCCAGATGCCTTCACTCCGTCCCAGATGCCTTCACTCCATCCCAGATGCCTTCACTCCGTCCCAGATGCCTTCACTCCGTCCCAGATGCCTTCACTCCATCCCAGATGCCTTCACTCCGTCCCAGATGCCTTCACTCCGTCCCAGATGCCTTCACTCCGTCCCAGATGCCTTCATTTCGACAACTCCGACCCAGGTGCCTTCACTCTGACAACTCCATCCCAGGTGCCTTCACTCCGACAACTCCATCCCAGATGCCTTCACTCCGTCCCAGATGCCTTCACTCCGACCCAGGTGCCTTCACTCCGACAACTCCGACCCAG ATGCCTTCACTCCGTCCCAGATGCCTTCACTCCGACAACTCCATCCCAGATGCCTTCACTCCGTCCCAGATGCCTTCACTCCGTCCCAGGTGCCTTCACTCCGTCCCAGATGCCTTCACTCCGACCCAGGTGCCTTCACTCCGACAACTCCGACCCAGGTGCCTTCACTCCGTCCCAGATGCCTTCACTCCGACAACTCCATCCCAGATGCCTTCACTCCGTCCCAGATGCCTTCACTCCGTCCCAGGTGCCTTCACTCCGACAACTCCATCCCAGATGCCTTCACTCCGTCCCAGATGCCTTCACTCCGTCCCAGATGCCTTCACTCCGTCCCAGGTGCCTTCACTCCGACAACTCCATCCCAGATGCCTTCACTCCGTCCCAGGTGCCTTCACTCCGTCCCAGATGCCTTCACTCCGTCCCAGATGCCTTCACTCCGTCCCAGATGCCTTCACTCCGTCCCAGATGCCTTCACTCCGTCCCAG ATGCCTTCACTCCGTCCCAGGTGCCTTCACTCCGACAACTCCATCCCAGATGCCTTCACTCCGTCCCAGATGCCTTCACTCCGTCCCAGATGCCTTCACTCCGTCCCAGATGCCTTCACTCCGTCCCAGATGCCTTCACTCCGTCCCAGATGCCTTCACTCCGTCCCAGATGCCTTCATTTCGACAACTCCGACCCAG GTGCCTTCACTCTGACAACTCCATCCCAGGTGCCTTCACTCCGACAACTCCATCCCAGATGCCTTCACTCCGTCCCAGATGCCTTCACTCCGACCCAGGTGCCTTCACTCCGACAACTCCGACCCAGGTGCCTTCACTCCGTCCCAGATGCCTTCACTCCGACAACTCCATCCCAGATGCCTTCACTCCGTCCCAGATGCCTTCACTCCGTCCCAGGTGCCTTCACTCCGACAACTCCATCCCAGATGCCTTCACTCCGTCCCAGATGCCTTCACTCCGTCCCAGGTGCCTTCACTCCGTCCCAGATGCCTTCACTCCGACCCAGGTGCCTTCACTCCGACAACTCCGACCCAGGTGCCTTCACTCCGTCCCAGATGCCTTCACTCCGACAACTCCATCCCAGATGCCTTCACTCCGTCCCAGATGCCTTCACTCCGTCCCAG GTGCCTTCACTCCGACAACTCCATCCCAGATGCCTTCACTCCGTCCCAGGTGCCTTCACTCCGTCCCAGATGCCTTCACTCCGTCCCAGATGCCTTCACTCCGTCCCAGATGCCTTCACTCCGTCCCAGATGCCTTCACTCCGTCCCAG
- the LOC118376659 gene encoding uncharacterized protein LOC118376659 isoform X22, which translates to MPSLRPRCLHSDNSIPDAFTPSQMPSLRPRCLHSVPDAFTPSQMPSLRPRCLHSVPDAFTPSQMPSLRPRCLHSVPDAFTPSQMPSLRPRCLHSVPDAFTPSQMPSFRQLRPRCLHSDNSIPGAFTPTTPSQMPSLRPRCLHSDPGAFTPTTPTQMPSLRPRCLHSDNSIPDAFTPSQMPSLRPRCLHSVPDAFTPTQVPSLRQLRPRCLHSVPDAFTPTTPSQMPSLRPRCLHSVPGAFTPTTPSQMPSLRPRCLHSVPDAFTPSQVPSLRQLHPRCLHSVPGAFTPSQMPSLRPRCLHSVPDAFTPSQMPSLRPRCLHSVPGAFTPTTPSQMPSLRPRCLHSVPDAFTPSQMPSLRPRCLHSVPDAFTPSQMPSFRQLRPRCLHSDNSIPGAFTPTTPSQMPSLRPRCLHSDPGAFTPTTPTQVPSLRPRCLHSDNSIPDAFTPSQMPSLRPRCLHSDNSIPDAFTPSQMPSLRPRCLHSVPDAFTPTQVPSLRQLRPRCLHSVPDAFTPTTPSQMPSLRPRCLHSVPGAFTPTTPSQMPSLRPRCLHSVPDAFTPSQMPSLRPRCLHSVPDAFTPSQMPSLRPRCLHSVPGTFTPTTP; encoded by the exons ATGCCTTCACTCCGTCCCAGGTGCCTTCACTCCGACAACTCCATCCCAGATGCCTTCACTCCGTCCCAGATGCCTTCACTCCGTCCCAGATGCCTTCACTCCGTCCCAGATGCCTTCACTCCGTCCCAG ATGCCTTCACTCCGTCCCAGATGCCTTCACTCCGTCCCAGATGCCTTCACTCCATCCCAGATGCCTTCACTCCGTCCCAGATGCCTTCACTCCGTCCCAGATGCCTTCACTCCATCCCAGATGCCTTCACTCCGTCCCAGATGCCTTCACTCCGTCCCAGATGCCTTCACTCCGTCCCAGATGCCTTCATTTCGACAACTCCGACCCAGGTGCCTTCACTCTGACAACTCCATCCCAGGTGCCTTCACTCCGACAACTCCATCCCAGATGCCTTCACTCCGTCCCAGATGCCTTCACTCCGACCCAGGTGCCTTCACTCCGACAACTCCGACCCAG ATGCCTTCACTCCGTCCCAGATGCCTTCACTCCGACAACTCCATCCCAGATGCCTTCACTCCGTCCCAGATGCCTTCACTCCGTCCCAGGTGCCTTCACTCCGTCCCAGATGCCTTCACTCCGACCCAGGTGCCTTCACTCCGACAACTCCGACCCAGGTGCCTTCACTCCGTCCCAGATGCCTTCACTCCGACAACTCCATCCCAGATGCCTTCACTCCGTCCCAGATGCCTTCACTCCGTCCCAGGTGCCTTCACTCCGACAACTCCATCCCAGATGCCTTCACTCCGTCCCAGATGCCTTCACTCCGTCCCAGATGCCTTCACTCCGTCCCAGGTGCCTTCACTCCGACAACTCCATCCCAGATGCCTTCACTCCGTCCCAGGTGCCTTCACTCCGTCCCAGATGCCTTCACTCCGTCCCAGATGCCTTCACTCCGTCCCAGATGCCTTCACTCCGTCCCAGATGCCTTCACTCCGTCCCAG ATGCCTTCACTCCGTCCCAGGTGCCTTCACTCCGACAACTCCATCCCAGATGCCTTCACTCCGTCCCAGATGCCTTCACTCCGTCCCAGATGCCTTCACTCCGTCCCAGATGCCTTCACTCCGTCCCAGATGCCTTCACTCCGTCCCAGATGCCTTCACTCCGTCCCAGATGCCTTCATTTCGACAACTCCGACCCAG GTGCCTTCACTCTGACAACTCCATCCCAGGTGCCTTCACTCCGACAACTCCATCCCAGATGCCTTCACTCCGTCCCAGATGCCTTCACTCCGACCCAGGTGCCTTCACTCCGACAACTCCGACCCAGGTGCCTTCACTCCGTCCCAGATGCCTTCACTCCGACAACTCCATCCCAGATGCCTTCACTCCGTCCCAGATGCCTTCACTCCGTCCCAGGTGCCTTCACTCCGACAACTCCATCCCAGATGCCTTCACTCCGTCCCAGATGCCTTCACTCCGTCCCAGGTGCCTTCACTCCGTCCCAGATGCCTTCACTCCGACCCAGGTGCCTTCACTCCGACAACTCCGACCCAGGTGCCTTCACTCCGTCCCAGATGCCTTCACTCCGACAACTCCATCCCAGATGCCTTCACTCCGTCCCAGATGCCTTCACTCCGTCCCAG GTGCCTTCACTCCGACAACTCCATCCCAGATGCCTTCACTCCGTCCCAGGTGCCTTCACTCCGTCCCAGATGCCTTCACTCCGTCCCAGATGCCTTCACTCCGTCCCAGATGCCTTCACTCCGTCCCAGATGCCTTCACTCCGTCCCAG
- the LOC118376659 gene encoding nascent polypeptide-associated complex subunit alpha, muscle-specific form-like isoform X15, with protein MPSLRPRCLHSDNSIPDAFTPSQMPSLRPRCLHSVPDAFTPSQMPSLRPRCLHSVPDAFTPSQMPSLRPRCLHSVPDAFTPSQMPSLRPRCLHSVPDAFTPSQMPSFRQLRPRCLHSDNSIPGAFTPTTPSQMPSLRPRCLHSDPGAFTPTTPTQMPSLRPRCLHSDNSIPDAFTPSQMPSLRPRCLHSVPDAFTPTQVPSLRQLRPRCLHSVPDAFTPTTPSQMPSLRPRCLHSVPGAFTPTTPSQMPSLRPRCLHSVPDAFTPSQVPSLRQLHPRCLHSVPGAFTPSQMPSLRPRCLHSVPDAFTPSQMPSLRPRCLHSVPGAFTPTTPSQMPSLRPRCLHSVPDAFTPSQMPSLRPRCLHSVPDAFTPSQMPSFRQLRPRCLHSDNSIPGAFTPTTPSQMPSLRPRCLHSDPGAFTPTTPTQVPSLRPRCLHSDNSIPDAFTPSQMPSLRPRCLHSDNSIPDAFTPSQMPSLRPRCLHSVPDAFTPTQVPSLRQLRPRCLHSVPDAFTPTTPSQMPSLRPRCLHSVPDAFTPSQVPSLRQLHPRCLHSVPGAFTPSQVPSLRPRCLHSVPGAFTPSQMPSLRPRCLHSVPDAFTPSQMPSLRPRCLHSVPGTFTPTTP; from the exons ATGCCTTCACTCCGTCCCAGGTGCCTTCACTCCGACAACTCCATCCCAGATGCCTTCACTCCGTCCCAGATGCCTTCACTCCGTCCCAGATGCCTTCACTCCGTCCCAGATGCCTTCACTCCGTCCCAG ATGCCTTCACTCCGTCCCAGATGCCTTCACTCCGTCCCAGATGCCTTCACTCCATCCCAGATGCCTTCACTCCGTCCCAGATGCCTTCACTCCGTCCCAGATGCCTTCACTCCATCCCAGATGCCTTCACTCCGTCCCAGATGCCTTCACTCCGTCCCAGATGCCTTCACTCCGTCCCAGATGCCTTCATTTCGACAACTCCGACCCAGGTGCCTTCACTCTGACAACTCCATCCCAGGTGCCTTCACTCCGACAACTCCATCCCAGATGCCTTCACTCCGTCCCAGATGCCTTCACTCCGACCCAGGTGCCTTCACTCCGACAACTCCGACCCAG ATGCCTTCACTCCGTCCCAGATGCCTTCACTCCGACAACTCCATCCCAGATGCCTTCACTCCGTCCCAGATGCCTTCACTCCGTCCCAGGTGCCTTCACTCCGTCCCAGATGCCTTCACTCCGACCCAGGTGCCTTCACTCCGACAACTCCGACCCAGGTGCCTTCACTCCGTCCCAGATGCCTTCACTCCGACAACTCCATCCCAGATGCCTTCACTCCGTCCCAGATGCCTTCACTCCGTCCCAGGTGCCTTCACTCCGACAACTCCATCCCAGATGCCTTCACTCCGTCCCAGATGCCTTCACTCCGTCCCAGATGCCTTCACTCCGTCCCAGGTGCCTTCACTCCGACAACTCCATCCCAGATGCCTTCACTCCGTCCCAGGTGCCTTCACTCCGTCCCAGATGCCTTCACTCCGTCCCAGATGCCTTCACTCCGTCCCAGATGCCTTCACTCCGTCCCAGATGCCTTCACTCCGTCCCAG ATGCCTTCACTCCGTCCCAGGTGCCTTCACTCCGACAACTCCATCCCAGATGCCTTCACTCCGTCCCAGATGCCTTCACTCCGTCCCAGATGCCTTCACTCCGTCCCAGATGCCTTCACTCCGTCCCAGATGCCTTCACTCCGTCCCAGATGCCTTCACTCCGTCCCAGATGCCTTCATTTCGACAACTCCGACCCAG GTGCCTTCACTCTGACAACTCCATCCCAGGTGCCTTCACTCCGACAACTCCATCCCAGATGCCTTCACTCCGTCCCAGATGCCTTCACTCCGACCCAGGTGCCTTCACTCCGACAACTCCGACCCAGGTGCCTTCACTCCGTCCCAGATGCCTTCACTCCGACAACTCCATCCCAGATGCCTTCACTCCGTCCCAGATGCCTTCACTCCGTCCCAGGTGCCTTCACTCCGACAACTCCATCCCAGATGCCTTCACTCCGTCCCAGATGCCTTCACTCCGTCCCAGGTGCCTTCACTCCGTCCCAGATGCCTTCACTCCGACCCAGGTGCCTTCACTCCGACAACTCCGACCCAGGTGCCTTCACTCCGTCCCAGATGCCTTCACTCCGACAACTCCATCCCAGATGCCTTCACTCCGTCCCAGATGCCTTCACTCCGTCCCAG ATGCCTTCACTCCGTCCCAGGTGCCTTCACTCCGACAACTCCATCCCAGATGCCTTCACTCCGTCCCAG GTGCCTTCACTCCGTCCCAGGTGCCTTCACTCCGTCCCAGGTGCCTTCACTCCGTCCCAGGTGCCT